Proteins co-encoded in one Acidobacteriota bacterium genomic window:
- a CDS encoding rhamnogalacturonan lyase yields the protein MKSHKAICLILLMLALSFSAFSQKLQPRQMESLSRGVVAINQGGKAFVSWRMFGTDADNIAFNLYRTTEGGKAVKLNDKPIDKVTFFIDEKVDLSKTNTYFVRAVQGKNELAPGGSFELKGNTPARQYLSIPLQTPAGYTPNDASVGDLDGDGEYEIILHQTGRGRDNSQAGITDPPILQAYKMDGTLLWSINLGKNIREGAHYTQFMVYDLDGDGRAEIACKTADGTIDGKGKVIGDAKADWVSPQGATIEVERPEGGPRKADVTGKVLAGPEFLTVFDGITGAEISTVNYDPPRHPTKRDPTGTELNEIWGDGYGNRSDRFLAAVAYLDGVHPSLIFSRGYYTRTVIAAWDLKNKKLTKRWVFDSDSSEENRKFRGQGNHNLSIADVDADGRDEIVFGAMVLDDNGKGLHSTGFGHGDALHVSDLDPDRPGLEIFDIQERFDDAGAHFRDARTGEVIWKKPSIKAGEDGEGPGRGLSLEIDPRHRGFESWVAGAGITGLFNVKGEKISEKNPRSCNFGIFWDGDVLSELLNGNAVSKWNWEKETTDVLFTAEGSASNNGSKSTPALSGDLFGDWREEFMLRSTDNKELRIYTTTIPTKYRFYTFMHDPQYRLSIAWQNVAYNQPPHTSFFIGEGMKQPPRPNITTEPRKGK from the coding sequence ATGAAAAGCCATAAAGCTATCTGTCTGATCCTGCTGATGTTAGCACTGTCATTCAGTGCATTTTCGCAAAAGCTCCAGCCAAGACAAATGGAGAGCCTGTCCCGCGGCGTGGTTGCGATAAATCAAGGCGGCAAGGCCTTTGTGAGTTGGCGAATGTTCGGCACGGATGCTGATAATATTGCGTTCAATCTATATCGCACCACCGAAGGCGGCAAAGCCGTTAAGTTGAACGATAAGCCGATCGATAAAGTGACGTTTTTCATCGATGAAAAGGTCGATCTCTCAAAAACGAACACCTACTTCGTTCGTGCGGTGCAGGGCAAGAATGAACTTGCTCCGGGCGGCTCATTTGAGCTGAAGGGCAATACACCCGCCAGGCAATACCTGTCTATACCACTCCAAACGCCGGCCGGGTACACACCAAATGACGCGTCGGTCGGTGACCTGGACGGTGACGGAGAGTACGAGATCATACTGCACCAAACCGGACGCGGACGTGATAATTCGCAAGCCGGGATCACGGATCCGCCGATCCTCCAAGCCTACAAAATGGATGGTACGCTGCTGTGGTCGATCAACCTCGGCAAGAACATTCGCGAGGGGGCACATTACACCCAGTTCATGGTCTACGACCTCGACGGCGACGGCCGGGCTGAGATCGCCTGCAAAACGGCGGACGGTACCATTGACGGAAAGGGCAAGGTGATCGGTGATGCGAAGGCAGACTGGGTTTCGCCACAGGGCGCGACGATCGAAGTCGAACGTCCGGAAGGCGGCCCGCGAAAGGCTGACGTGACCGGAAAGGTCCTTGCCGGGCCGGAATTCCTGACCGTTTTTGACGGTATTACCGGCGCCGAGATCTCAACGGTCAATTACGATCCGCCGCGTCATCCGACCAAACGCGACCCGACCGGAACTGAGCTTAATGAGATCTGGGGCGACGGCTACGGTAACCGCTCCGACCGCTTTCTTGCAGCTGTCGCCTATCTCGACGGCGTCCATCCGAGCCTGATCTTCTCCCGCGGCTACTACACACGGACCGTGATCGCCGCCTGGGATCTGAAGAATAAGAAGCTAACTAAGCGCTGGGTCTTTGACAGCGATTCGAGCGAAGAGAACCGTAAATTCCGCGGCCAGGGCAACCACAATCTGAGCATTGCCGACGTCGATGCGGACGGCAGGGACGAGATCGTCTTCGGTGCGATGGTCCTCGACGACAATGGAAAGGGCCTTCATTCGACAGGGTTTGGTCATGGTGATGCTCTGCATGTATCTGACCTCGACCCGGATCGTCCGGGGCTTGAGATCTTCGATATTCAGGAACGGTTCGATGATGCGGGTGCACATTTCCGCGACGCCAGAACCGGCGAAGTGATCTGGAAAAAGCCTTCGATCAAAGCCGGCGAAGACGGCGAAGGCCCGGGCCGCGGCCTCTCGCTCGAGATCGACCCGCGACATCGCGGTTTCGAATCATGGGTCGCCGGAGCCGGAATCACCGGACTTTTTAACGTCAAAGGCGAGAAGATCTCGGAGAAGAATCCACGCTCGTGCAATTTCGGCATTTTTTGGGACGGCGATGTTCTCAGCGAACTGCTCAATGGCAACGCCGTATCAAAATGGAATTGGGAAAAGGAAACGACCGACGTCCTCTTCACTGCGGAAGGCTCGGCGTCAAATAATGGCAGCAAATCGACACCTGCATTGAGCGGTGACCTTTTTGGCGACTGGCGCGAGGAATTCATGCTTCGCAGTACTGACAACAAGGAACTGCGGATCTACACGACGACCATCCCGACCAAGTACCGCTTTTACACGTTCATGCACGACCCGCAATATCGCCTGTCGATCGCCTGGCAAAACGTAGCGTATAATCAACCGCCACACACGAGCTTTTTTATCGGCGAAGGTATGAAACAGCCGCCGCGACCAAATATCACGACCGAACCAAGGAAGGGAAAATGA
- a CDS encoding sulfatase, with protein MKTLLPKFLAVTVILAMLPVLAVRTDAKPATKKTKYNVLFIASDDLRPELGAYGVKDIKTPNVDKLAARGTRFDRAYAQYPVCNPSRSSLLTGKYPTQTKVMNNNDYFRKIDPTTVTLPQYFKNNGYATLRTGKIFHGGIDDPDSWTEGGEAPDPNITERGNPNYKPKPIVNPDPDEVEAAQTQGAGIKESNSDRIIVLDGEGEKHGDYKSATRAIDYIERYKDKPFFLAVGFVKPHSPPTAPKRFFDMYDVNKIPLPVDFGTTPHALPGAPEISISPRNADLFIGRESTPELSREMKRAYWASTSFMDAQVGRVMDALEKNGLKDNTIIVFWGDHGYHLGEKGKWSKAYSLYELGLRVPLIIAMPNAKGNSTSRVVELLDLYPTLAELCGLPKPKNISGESIAKLLKTPTASFDRPAYSVTVFGKSFGRSVRTANWHYVEWDEGKSGRMLYATEEDPHELKNLSEDPKYAKTVSEMKALLAKMP; from the coding sequence ATGAAGACACTGCTGCCTAAGTTTCTTGCTGTCACTGTTATTTTGGCCATGCTGCCGGTCCTTGCTGTCCGCACAGATGCAAAACCGGCGACAAAGAAAACAAAATACAACGTTCTGTTCATCGCCTCTGACGATCTGCGGCCGGAACTTGGAGCGTATGGCGTCAAAGACATCAAGACCCCGAACGTCGACAAGCTTGCTGCTCGCGGTACTCGATTTGATCGGGCTTATGCCCAGTATCCGGTGTGTAACCCATCGCGTTCGTCGCTGCTAACCGGGAAATATCCGACACAGACGAAGGTGATGAATAACAACGATTACTTTCGCAAGATCGATCCCACGACGGTAACGCTGCCCCAGTATTTTAAGAATAACGGCTACGCAACGCTGCGTACCGGGAAGATCTTTCATGGCGGCATCGACGATCCCGATTCCTGGACCGAGGGCGGCGAGGCTCCCGATCCAAATATTACGGAACGCGGTAACCCTAACTACAAACCAAAACCGATAGTAAATCCTGACCCCGACGAAGTGGAAGCCGCTCAGACGCAGGGTGCTGGTATAAAGGAATCGAATTCCGATCGCATTATCGTTCTCGACGGCGAAGGCGAAAAGCACGGCGATTACAAGTCGGCAACGCGGGCGATCGACTATATCGAGCGTTATAAAGACAAGCCCTTCTTTCTCGCGGTTGGTTTTGTGAAACCGCATTCGCCGCCGACGGCGCCGAAAAGGTTCTTTGACATGTACGATGTCAACAAGATTCCACTGCCAGTGGATTTTGGAACGACGCCTCATGCACTGCCCGGTGCACCTGAAATATCGATATCACCGCGAAACGCCGATCTTTTCATCGGCCGCGAATCAACGCCTGAGCTTTCGCGAGAGATGAAGCGGGCGTATTGGGCATCGACCAGCTTTATGGACGCACAAGTCGGCCGCGTGATGGATGCTCTCGAAAAGAACGGGCTCAAGGACAACACGATCATCGTGTTCTGGGGTGATCATGGCTATCACCTCGGCGAAAAAGGTAAATGGTCGAAGGCGTATTCGCTCTACGAACTCGGTCTCCGCGTCCCGCTGATCATCGCGATGCCGAATGCGAAAGGGAATTCGACGAGCCGCGTCGTCGAACTGCTTGACCTTTACCCGACTCTCGCCGAGCTTTGCGGACTGCCGAAACCGAAGAATATATCTGGCGAGAGCATTGCGAAACTACTCAAGACGCCGACCGCGTCATTCGATCGCCCGGCTTACAGTGTCACGGTTTTCGGGAAATCTTTCGGCCGCTCGGTCCGGACCGCAAATTGGCATTACGTCGAATGGGACGAGGGTAAATCAGGCCGCATGCTCTACGCGACGGAGGAAGACCCGCACGAGTTGAAAAATCTCTCGGAAGACCCGAAATATGCGAAAACAGTTTCCGAGATGAAGGCTCTTTTGGCTAAGATGCCATGA
- a CDS encoding glycoside hydrolase family 127 protein has protein sequence MNKSTFDRRKFLKVSTLAGVGLAVPLSAVGQKAGANFPKTAQPFSLVNVRLTPSPFLDAVNANLKYLIKLEPDRLLHNFRVHAGLKPKGEVYGGWERDTISGHTLGHYLTACSLMHAQTGNTEVKKRVDYIIGELAECQNQAPDGYVAGFTRKKGKDVENGRVIFDEIKAGDIRSAGFDLNGCWVPFYNWHKLFAGLFDAENYCGNKDGLKIAVRLAGFIDGVFAKLSDEQVQKMLNCEHGGLNESMAELYARTQDKRWLALAERILHNRTLGPMFAEKDELPNIHANTQIPKVIGLARLYELTNKPEYATAARFFWKNVTTNYSYVIGGNSDREYFQAPNSIATHITEQTCESCNTYNMLKLTRHLYAWNTNSSFFDYYERAHLNHIMAHQNPRTGMFAYMIPLMSGTARAFSSEFNDFWCCVGSGIESHSKHGESIYWHNDDHLIVNLFIPSTLDWAERQAKFELSTAYPLGEDVTIKFSKISKQSEFPVSLRLPYWCENPSLKVSGKAEKLVRDGGYATVKRRWKTGDTLVLTLPMKPRIEPTADDPNTIALLHGPAVLAADLGEARSKFDGVAPALVGSDLLASLRREPQFANFTTSGIGRPSEITLRPFYSQWERRTAVYFKRFSDAAWAKEQAAYAAEQARLKDLQARSVDVMHLGEMQPERDHALTSSISYPVSYRGRNGRDARTEGFFEFKAKVTDEPLTLKATYWGEERKRLFHILIDGTRIASETLGYNKPGEWIERDYPIPQELTKGRSTVTVRFEPEKGNTAGPVFGVLIFRSK, from the coding sequence ATGAACAAAAGTACATTCGATCGACGAAAATTTCTGAAGGTCTCGACGCTCGCCGGCGTCGGCTTGGCTGTTCCACTTTCTGCGGTTGGGCAAAAAGCGGGTGCGAACTTTCCCAAGACCGCGCAGCCATTTTCGCTAGTAAACGTGCGGCTGACGCCTTCGCCTTTCCTTGATGCGGTGAATGCGAATCTGAAGTATCTGATCAAACTCGAGCCTGATCGTTTGCTGCACAATTTTCGCGTTCATGCGGGACTGAAGCCGAAGGGCGAGGTTTATGGCGGTTGGGAACGAGACACGATCTCGGGGCATACCCTCGGCCATTATTTGACGGCGTGTTCGCTGATGCACGCTCAGACGGGTAATACTGAGGTGAAAAAGCGCGTCGATTACATAATCGGCGAGTTGGCGGAGTGCCAAAACCAGGCGCCAGATGGTTACGTTGCCGGTTTCACGCGGAAGAAAGGGAAGGATGTTGAGAACGGTCGCGTCATCTTTGATGAGATCAAGGCTGGCGACATTCGTTCCGCCGGTTTCGATCTGAATGGCTGCTGGGTGCCTTTTTATAACTGGCACAAGCTGTTCGCAGGGCTGTTTGATGCCGAAAACTATTGCGGAAACAAGGATGGGTTAAAGATCGCGGTAAGACTCGCGGGCTTTATCGACGGTGTTTTCGCCAAGCTCAGTGACGAACAAGTGCAGAAAATGCTCAACTGCGAGCACGGCGGGCTTAACGAATCGATGGCCGAGCTTTACGCTCGAACCCAAGACAAACGTTGGCTGGCGCTCGCGGAACGCATTCTCCACAACCGCACGCTTGGGCCGATGTTTGCCGAGAAAGACGAACTGCCGAACATCCACGCCAACACCCAGATCCCGAAGGTCATCGGCCTCGCTCGGCTTTATGAGCTGACAAATAAACCCGAATACGCGACTGCCGCCCGCTTTTTCTGGAAGAATGTGACGACGAACTATTCGTACGTGATCGGCGGGAACTCGGACCGCGAATATTTTCAGGCTCCGAACTCGATCGCGACCCACATCACCGAGCAGACATGTGAATCGTGCAACACGTACAACATGCTCAAACTGACGCGGCATTTGTACGCTTGGAATACTAACTCGTCATTCTTCGATTACTATGAGCGGGCGCATCTTAACCATATAATGGCTCACCAGAATCCGCGGACGGGAATGTTTGCCTACATGATCCCGCTGATGTCAGGTACGGCGAGAGCGTTCTCGTCCGAATTCAACGACTTCTGGTGCTGTGTCGGTTCGGGCATCGAGAGCCATTCGAAACATGGCGAATCTATCTATTGGCACAATGACGATCACCTGATCGTCAACCTTTTTATCCCGTCGACGCTTGACTGGGCTGAGCGGCAGGCGAAGTTCGAGCTCTCGACCGCATATCCGCTGGGCGAGGACGTTACCATTAAGTTTTCAAAGATCTCAAAGCAGAGCGAATTTCCTGTCTCGCTGCGACTACCTTACTGGTGCGAAAACCCTTCTCTCAAGGTCAGCGGTAAGGCCGAAAAGCTCGTTCGCGATGGCGGTTACGCGACCGTCAAACGCAGATGGAAAACCGGTGATACGCTGGTGCTGACCCTACCCATGAAGCCACGTATCGAACCGACGGCTGATGACCCGAACACGATCGCCCTGCTCCACGGCCCGGCCGTTCTTGCGGCGGATCTTGGCGAAGCGAGGAGCAAATTTGACGGCGTTGCTCCGGCATTGGTCGGCAGCGATCTGCTCGCTTCGCTCCGACGCGAGCCGCAGTTCGCAAATTTCACAACCTCCGGTATTGGCCGGCCAAGTGAAATTACCCTGCGGCCCTTCTATTCCCAATGGGAACGCCGCACCGCTGTTTACTTCAAGCGTTTCAGCGATGCGGCATGGGCTAAAGAGCAAGCCGCGTATGCTGCGGAACAAGCTCGGTTAAAAGACCTTCAGGCACGCTCGGTCGATGTCATGCACCTGGGTGAAATGCAGCCCGAACGTGATCACGCTCTGACATCCTCGATCTCGTATCCGGTCTCGTATCGCGGTCGGAATGGCCGTGATGCTCGCACCGAAGGTTTCTTCGAGTTCAAGGCCAAAGTAACCGACGAACCGCTGACCCTCAAAGCAACCTATTGGGGCGAGGAGCGAAAGCGCCTCTTCCATATCCTCATCGACGGCACCAGGATCGCCTCGGAAACGCTCGGCTACAATAAACCCGGCGAATGGATAGAGCGTGATTATCCGATCCCGCAAGAACTCACCAAAGGAAGATCGACCGTCACGGTTCGATTTGAACCCGAGAAGGGAAACACAGCCGGCCCTGTTTTCGGCGTGCTGATCTTCCGGTCGAAGTAA
- a CDS encoding formylglycine-generating enzyme family protein, with product MVFIKGGTFQMGTDDGMPFEGPVHSVEISDLFIDEAEVTVAQFEEFVKATGYRTEAEKFGWSGVFDFETRGWIRVDGANWRHPEGPKSIAQPDEPVCQISWNDATEYAKWTGKRLPTEAEFEYAARGGLAGKKYAWGDELLPNGKAVANWWQGVFPEKNTGVDGFVGRAPVRSFPANGYGLYDITGNVWEWCSDRFADSYYETSPKRDPKGPQTGDERVIRGGSFLCAENYCSNYRVAGRSHATPDSGLNNLGFRCVRDVGN from the coding sequence ATGGTGTTTATCAAGGGCGGAACGTTCCAAATGGGCACGGACGATGGAATGCCGTTCGAGGGGCCGGTCCATTCGGTTGAGATATCCGATCTTTTCATTGACGAAGCCGAGGTTACCGTCGCTCAATTCGAGGAGTTCGTAAAAGCAACGGGATACAGGACCGAAGCCGAGAAATTTGGCTGGTCCGGTGTCTTCGATTTTGAAACGCGCGGCTGGATCCGCGTCGACGGTGCAAATTGGCGACATCCGGAAGGGCCGAAATCGATAGCCCAGCCGGACGAGCCCGTCTGCCAAATCTCTTGGAACGATGCCACCGAATACGCCAAATGGACCGGAAAACGCCTTCCCACCGAAGCCGAATTCGAGTATGCTGCCCGCGGCGGCCTCGCCGGAAAAAAATATGCGTGGGGCGATGAACTGCTGCCGAACGGAAAGGCAGTCGCGAACTGGTGGCAGGGCGTTTTTCCGGAAAAGAATACGGGCGTTGACGGTTTCGTCGGCAGGGCACCTGTACGATCGTTCCCCGCTAACGGTTACGGCCTCTACGACATCACAGGAAACGTCTGGGAATGGTGCTCCGACCGATTTGCTGACAGCTACTACGAAACCTCGCCAAAACGTGATCCGAAAGGCCCTCAAACCGGCGACGAGCGTGTGATCCGTGGAGGTTCTTTCCTCTGTGCAGAGAATTACTGCTCAAACTATCGCGTTGCCGGCCGCAGCCACGCAACGCCGGATTCGGGGTTGAATAATCTTGGGTTTCGCTGCGTTCGGGATGTTGGGAATTAG
- a CDS encoding SGNH/GDSL hydrolase family protein, with protein sequence MKNIAFLFIINALLCIAAFAQTPTPAPLDPLAAEKQRADRLLDRLNNFANYGRYREANAKLAPPAKSENRVVFMGDSITDGWKLDQYFPGEPYVNRGISGQVTSQMLLRFRPDVIDLKPKVVVILAGTNDIAGNVGVISLDMIKANYASMIDLAHAHGINVVFASIMPVSDYNKNAQGNPIIRTVQRKPAEILDLNNWIKKTCAERKLVYLDYFSPMADEKGLLKADIANDGLHPNAKGYELIKPLAENAIKTALKMKTPK encoded by the coding sequence ATGAAAAATATCGCATTTTTGTTCATCATCAACGCTCTGCTCTGCATAGCGGCTTTTGCTCAAACGCCGACGCCCGCGCCGCTTGACCCGCTTGCTGCTGAGAAGCAGCGAGCCGACCGGCTTCTCGATCGCCTGAACAATTTCGCCAACTACGGCCGTTACCGCGAGGCAAACGCCAAACTCGCTCCGCCCGCAAAAAGCGAAAACCGCGTGGTTTTCATGGGTGATTCGATCACCGATGGCTGGAAGCTCGATCAGTATTTCCCCGGCGAACCTTATGTAAATCGAGGTATCAGCGGCCAGGTGACGTCGCAAATGCTGCTTCGTTTTCGGCCAGACGTGATCGATCTGAAACCGAAGGTTGTCGTCATTCTTGCCGGAACCAACGACATCGCTGGAAACGTAGGGGTCATCAGCCTCGACATGATCAAGGCTAACTATGCCTCGATGATCGATCTTGCCCACGCCCACGGTATCAACGTCGTTTTCGCATCGATCATGCCGGTCAGCGATTACAACAAGAACGCCCAGGGCAATCCGATCATCCGCACCGTCCAGCGAAAGCCTGCCGAGATCCTCGATCTAAACAACTGGATCAAAAAGACCTGTGCCGAACGAAAGCTTGTCTATCTGGATTATTTTTCGCCAATGGCGGACGAAAAGGGCTTACTAAAAGCAGACATCGCCAACGACGGCCTGCACCCTAATGCCAAAGGCTATGAGTTGATAAAACCGCTCGCGGAAAACGCGATCAAAACGGCGCTCAAGATGAAGACTCCAAAGTAG
- a CDS encoding glycoside hydrolase family 65: MSNSEISRRKFIGSIAATGVLAKTGLGGSQLPQVKIDRYALVSRHNPVLRKLDPLSPLSVGNGEFAFTCDITGLQTFPEEYANGMPLCTMSQWGWHTKPMPESLKGKELKLTEYETYGRQVGYMTTKTGQEELFDWLRENPHRLHLGQIGFQLLKSDGSEAKASDITNIEQKLDLWTGIIHSKFTFDGNLVIVRTAVHPNDDQIGLSIESDLLRLKRLSIRFGFPYGSQTMHAADWNSPDKHMSTVSMSSPKHVFIRRKLDKDEYGLGVRWNGSGKFVTERPHHFLLTSEGDTKFEIAIAFSPTFSATIPPPAGIFSACEVYWKNFWLTGAAIDLSESKDRRAKELERRVILSQYLTAIQCSGSRPPQETGLTSNSWYGKYHLEMHWWHAAQFALWNRFPLLDRSLDWYNNVLPSGKERARQQGYRGVRWPKMTDTTGRDSPSPVGALLIWQQPHPIFYAELAYLNRPTKATLDRFKNIVEETATWMADYAHYDKEKDRYVLGPPAIPAQENHPARETWNPTYELEYWHFGLKTAQKWRERLGISRNLTWDRVIAKLSKLPVGSPGNTIPKAKTTSSANGNTDTIMLAQQQNDAAKAAMTKAVAEPFDPATSVYWAHENAPQSFTERNHDHPSMLAALGILTGEKVDRETMRRTLKKVFEVWDWPSTWGWDYPMIAMTAARLGETKLAIDALMIDTPKNGYAANGHNYQRPNLPLYLPGNGGLLYAIALMAGGWKGSPKKNAPGFPDDGSWTVRAEGFDPKVLGEI; encoded by the coding sequence GTGAGCAACTCAGAAATAAGCAGACGTAAATTCATCGGCTCGATCGCGGCGACCGGCGTTTTGGCGAAAACCGGACTCGGTGGTTCTCAGCTCCCACAGGTCAAGATCGACCGATACGCCCTCGTCTCGAGACACAATCCAGTGCTGCGAAAGCTCGATCCGCTGTCGCCGCTGTCGGTCGGCAACGGCGAATTTGCGTTCACCTGCGACATCACGGGCCTGCAAACATTCCCCGAGGAATACGCGAACGGCATGCCGCTCTGCACTATGTCGCAATGGGGCTGGCACACCAAACCGATGCCCGAGAGTCTCAAGGGCAAAGAGTTAAAGCTCACCGAATACGAAACCTACGGCCGCCAGGTCGGCTACATGACGACGAAAACCGGGCAGGAGGAACTGTTCGATTGGCTCCGCGAAAACCCGCATCGGCTGCATTTGGGGCAGATCGGATTTCAGCTTTTGAAGTCGGATGGAAGCGAAGCGAAAGCCTCTGATATCACTAATATCGAACAAAAATTAGATCTTTGGACGGGCATTATACACAGCAAATTCACATTCGACGGCAATCTGGTAATAGTTCGCACCGCCGTTCATCCGAACGATGACCAGATCGGCCTAAGTATTGAATCAGACCTGCTACGGCTCAAGCGGCTCTCCATTCGCTTCGGGTTTCCTTACGGCTCACAGACAATGCACGCGGCCGACTGGAACTCCCCGGACAAGCATATGTCGACAGTAAGTATGTCGAGTCCGAAACACGTTTTTATTCGACGCAAGTTAGATAAAGATGAATACGGTCTAGGCGTCCGATGGAACGGCTCGGGAAAGTTTGTAACGGAGAGACCGCATCACTTTTTACTTACCTCGGAGGGTGACACGAAGTTTGAGATCGCAATCGCATTTTCCCCTACGTTCTCGGCCACCATTCCACCGCCCGCCGGGATCTTTTCCGCCTGTGAAGTTTACTGGAAGAACTTCTGGCTTACAGGTGCGGCGATCGATCTTTCGGAAAGTAAAGACCGTCGTGCTAAAGAACTCGAACGCCGCGTCATCCTCTCACAATATCTGACGGCGATCCAATGTTCCGGCTCGCGGCCGCCGCAGGAGACGGGGCTGACATCGAATAGTTGGTACGGAAAATATCATCTCGAAATGCACTGGTGGCATGCGGCACAGTTTGCGTTGTGGAACCGCTTTCCTCTGCTCGATCGAAGCCTCGACTGGTACAACAACGTGCTGCCGAGTGGGAAAGAGCGGGCAAGACAGCAAGGTTATCGCGGAGTACGATGGCCAAAGATGACGGATACGACCGGCCGCGACAGCCCGTCGCCAGTTGGAGCGCTTCTGATATGGCAGCAGCCGCATCCGATCTTTTACGCCGAACTTGCATATCTCAACCGCCCGACAAAAGCGACGCTCGATCGATTCAAGAACATCGTTGAGGAAACTGCGACGTGGATGGCCGATTACGCACATTACGACAAGGAAAAAGACCGCTACGTCCTCGGCCCGCCGGCGATCCCGGCTCAGGAAAATCATCCGGCCCGCGAGACATGGAACCCGACGTACGAACTCGAATACTGGCATTTTGGCCTAAAAACAGCCCAAAAATGGCGTGAACGACTCGGAATATCCCGAAATCTTACGTGGGATCGGGTCATCGCAAAATTGTCAAAACTTCCGGTTGGCAGTCCTGGAAACACCATTCCTAAAGCTAAAACAACGTCCTCCGCAAATGGCAACACCGACACCATAATGCTCGCCCAGCAGCAAAACGATGCCGCCAAAGCGGCGATGACAAAGGCCGTCGCTGAGCCGTTCGATCCGGCCACTTCCGTTTACTGGGCACACGAAAATGCCCCGCAATCGTTTACCGAACGCAATCACGACCACCCGTCGATGCTAGCCGCTCTCGGCATTCTGACCGGCGAAAAAGTCGATCGCGAAACGATGCGGCGGACGTTAAAGAAGGTCTTCGAGGTTTGGGATTGGCCTTCCACGTGGGGCTGGGATTACCCGATGATCGCGATGACGGCGGCGAGGCTCGGCGAGACAAAACTGGCGATCGATGCCCTCATGATCGACACGCCAAAGAATGGCTACGCCGCAAATGGGCACAATTATCAACGCCCAAATCTGCCGCTATACTTGCCCGGCAACGGCGGACTGCTCTACGCGATCGCGTTGATGGCCGGAGGATGGAAAGGCTCGCCGAAGAAAAACGCTCCGGGCTTTCCGGACGATGGTTCGTGGACCGTTCGGGCCGAGGGCTTTGACCCGAAGGTGCTTGGCGAGATCTGA